Proteins encoded within one genomic window of Prosthecobacter fusiformis:
- a CDS encoding Fur family transcriptional regulator encodes MDPRVKDRLEAHLTNTGLRRTKQRETIVEAAFATDDHFNAEELLEKARKLDRTVSRATVYRTLQLLVDCDLLREVDLGRDQTYYDPNFLDKPQHNHLICLDCDRVVEFEDEHSAVLHDCITRRLGFQPQMKAMRIQAHCDEFAKTGQCKFKTEHDMALAR; translated from the coding sequence ATGGATCCCCGAGTAAAAGATCGTCTGGAAGCGCATCTGACCAATACTGGACTGCGCCGTACCAAGCAGCGTGAGACCATCGTGGAAGCGGCCTTTGCCACGGATGATCATTTCAATGCTGAAGAATTGCTGGAAAAGGCCCGCAAACTGGACCGGACCGTTTCCAGGGCTACCGTTTACCGTACCCTTCAGCTCCTGGTGGATTGTGACCTGCTGCGCGAGGTGGATCTGGGCCGCGACCAGACCTATTACGATCCCAATTTCCTGGATAAGCCGCAGCACAATCACCTCATCTGCCTGGACTGTGATCGCGTCGTCGAGTTTGAGGATGAGCATAGTGCGGTGCTTCACGACTGCATCACCCGCCGTCTGGGCTTCCAGCCTCAGATGAAAGCCATGCGCATCCAAGCCCACTGCGATGAGTTTGCTAAAACCGGGCAATGCAAGTTCAAGACGGAGCATGACATGGCGCTGGCTCGGTAA
- a CDS encoding M23 family metallopeptidase: MRLFTWITLILLSLGGWVAWEEIGVREWMQQWQPKTAKPLDPAFLRLNAWEIASLPLALRFDHPMGSEHAALTYNAQPFRITRHLGDDLNGIGGGNSDLGDTVYAAGAGHVVYAGIPGPGWGKMIILAHRVPDLEDLAKERIYQTVYAHLDEITVKPDTQVQRGMKIGTVGTGGGLYLAHLHFEVREGPYINPGQGYADSPLNRVSPEKFISQRRGAPAEQMNPAPALP; the protein is encoded by the coding sequence ATGCGCCTCTTTACCTGGATCACGCTCATCCTTCTTTCCCTGGGAGGATGGGTTGCCTGGGAAGAAATCGGCGTCAGAGAATGGATGCAGCAATGGCAGCCCAAGACGGCGAAGCCTCTGGACCCGGCATTTTTACGATTGAATGCCTGGGAGATCGCCTCGCTTCCCCTGGCGCTTCGGTTCGATCATCCCATGGGATCCGAGCACGCCGCATTGACCTACAATGCGCAGCCCTTCCGCATCACTCGCCATCTGGGAGATGACCTTAATGGCATCGGCGGGGGAAATTCAGACCTGGGGGATACGGTTTACGCGGCTGGAGCTGGACACGTGGTTTATGCAGGAATCCCGGGTCCCGGGTGGGGAAAAATGATCATCCTAGCCCACCGGGTGCCGGATCTGGAGGATCTGGCAAAAGAACGCATCTACCAGACTGTCTATGCCCACCTGGACGAAATCACCGTCAAGCCAGATACACAGGTCCAGCGCGGCATGAAAATCGGCACGGTTGGAACAGGCGGCGGTTTGTACCTAGCTCATCTGCACTTTGAAGTCCGCGAGGGTCCTTATATCAATCCCGGCCAGGGATATGCAGATAGCCCGCTCAACCGGGTATCCCCGGAAAAATTTATCAGCCAGCGACGCGGTGCGCCTGCAGAGCAGATGAATCCCGCACCGGCCCTGCCGTGA
- the tkt gene encoding transketolase codes for MNKAILAQAANEARGLAMDAVHKCSSGHLGLPLGSAEIGAVLFGDSLQCNPDEPKWLNRDRFILSAGHGSMFIYSWLHLSGYAVTIEDVSNFRVLHSITPGHPEFHETPGVESTTGPLGQGIGNAVGYALSGKMAAAKYNTADHKIIDNHIIALAGDGCLQEGVAREAVAFAAHNHLDNLIVIFDSNDVTLDAMAKVTQSEDTQALYLALGWNAVTIDGHDIDAVKAAIEEAKKSDNGKPTIIIAKTIIGKGIPEVAGTAKGHGEGGAKFVDAAKKGLGIPEGTHFYVSDEVKNYFSELKAQRASAHAEWNQTFSAWSAANPGLAAELDAARHGTLSAEDLLKVIPEYPAEGKAATRNSGGEILNHLAKAVPHLITGSADLFGSTKNYITGAGDFSATNPTGRNIWFGIREHAMGAICNGIAYDGLFLGSCATFLVFADYCRPSIRLAALAKLPVTYIFTHDSVGVGEDGPTHQPVETVSGLRVIPNLDVIRPGDAEEAAAAFAAAFSRQDGPTLLALSRQDLPHQGIASVLTRREGTIKGGYVLVKESAPLEAIVIATGSEVQHAVEGAKGKNGVRVVSMPCFERFDRQDAAYRESVLPAACTKRIAIEAGVSGLWWKYVGTQGQIIGIDRFGISAPGNTVFKELGITGEAVAKALA; via the coding sequence ATGAATAAAGCCATCCTCGCTCAAGCCGCCAACGAAGCCCGTGGTCTCGCCATGGACGCCGTGCACAAGTGCTCCTCCGGCCACCTCGGCCTGCCCCTCGGCTCGGCTGAGATCGGCGCGGTCCTTTTTGGTGACTCCCTCCAGTGCAATCCTGATGAGCCGAAGTGGCTCAACCGCGACCGTTTCATCCTTTCCGCCGGCCACGGCTCCATGTTCATCTATTCCTGGCTGCACCTCAGCGGCTATGCAGTGACCATCGAAGACGTGTCCAATTTCCGCGTCCTGCATTCCATCACCCCAGGCCATCCGGAGTTTCATGAAACTCCTGGCGTGGAATCCACCACCGGGCCTCTGGGCCAGGGCATCGGCAATGCCGTGGGTTATGCCCTCTCCGGCAAAATGGCCGCCGCCAAATACAACACGGCTGATCACAAGATCATTGATAATCACATCATCGCCCTGGCCGGTGATGGCTGCCTTCAGGAAGGTGTGGCCCGCGAAGCCGTCGCCTTTGCCGCCCACAACCACCTGGACAACCTCATCGTCATCTTTGACTCCAACGATGTCACGCTGGATGCCATGGCCAAGGTCACCCAGAGCGAAGACACCCAGGCACTCTACTTGGCGCTGGGCTGGAATGCAGTGACCATTGATGGCCACGATATCGACGCCGTAAAAGCCGCGATCGAAGAAGCTAAGAAGAGCGATAATGGCAAGCCTACAATCATCATCGCCAAGACCATCATTGGCAAAGGCATCCCAGAAGTCGCAGGCACCGCCAAGGGCCACGGCGAAGGTGGCGCGAAGTTTGTGGACGCCGCCAAAAAAGGCCTGGGCATCCCAGAAGGCACCCACTTCTACGTCAGCGATGAAGTGAAAAATTACTTCTCGGAGCTGAAGGCCCAGCGTGCCTCTGCCCATGCCGAGTGGAACCAGACCTTCTCCGCCTGGAGCGCCGCCAACCCCGGCCTAGCTGCCGAACTGGATGCCGCCCGCCATGGTACTTTGAGCGCCGAAGACCTTCTGAAGGTCATCCCTGAATATCCTGCCGAAGGCAAAGCTGCCACCCGCAACAGCGGCGGCGAGATCCTGAATCACTTGGCTAAGGCCGTCCCTCACCTCATCACCGGAAGCGCCGATCTTTTCGGCTCCACCAAGAACTACATCACCGGTGCCGGTGACTTCAGCGCCACCAACCCGACTGGGCGCAACATCTGGTTCGGCATCCGTGAGCACGCCATGGGCGCCATCTGCAACGGCATCGCCTATGACGGCCTCTTCCTGGGAAGCTGCGCAACCTTCCTCGTCTTCGCCGACTATTGCCGCCCCAGCATCCGCCTGGCCGCACTGGCCAAGCTCCCCGTCACTTACATCTTCACGCATGACTCCGTCGGCGTGGGTGAAGACGGCCCGACCCACCAGCCGGTGGAAACCGTCAGCGGCCTGCGTGTGATCCCGAATCTGGACGTCATCCGCCCAGGCGATGCCGAAGAAGCCGCCGCAGCCTTTGCCGCAGCCTTCAGCCGTCAGGACGGCCCGACCCTCCTGGCACTCAGCCGTCAGGACCTTCCTCACCAGGGCATCGCCAGCGTGCTCACACGCCGCGAAGGCACCATCAAAGGCGGTTACGTCCTTGTGAAGGAAAGCGCCCCCCTGGAAGCTATCGTCATCGCCACCGGCTCTGAAGTGCAGCACGCCGTTGAAGGTGCCAAAGGCAAAAACGGCGTCCGCGTCGTCAGCATGCCTTGCTTTGAACGCTTCGACCGCCAGGACGCCGCTTACCGTGAATCCGTCCTGCCAGCCGCCTGCACCAAGCGCATCGCCATCGAAGCCGGCGTCTCCGGCCTCTGGTGGAAATACGTCGGCACCCAGGGCCAGATCATCGGTATCGACCGCTTCGGCATCAGCGCCCCCGGCAACACCGTCTTCAAGGAACTCGGCATCACCGGCGAAGCCGTCGCCAAGGCTCTCGCCTGA
- a CDS encoding DUF4132 domain-containing protein — MNWLKDILHKIKGTSGEPPAKAEEKMSEAVLETRVAGETVSKLHHKQIQSYLDEAEPLLRNEWDRFSPKASKTGAEMLNVDCGEQAALAAALVEVIQNMDNGVANFFGTDRNSRKRRVALALLNSLLGRKLPLNEEQILTMLRWVCRGSSASSYLYPISGIVRIAEELAEEERMTEALVAGFLKFQKAFTRYAGADERRLSRRIDRAIGRTPDLPLEAGEAWTDAAIHDMSLAGKDVRDFWCSLLGHCVSATTASPSQKWMKQVEGLMEGEEGRTEFVQRMSAWLPLVNEPRTAGTKESQHVRAGTQVITDAHQDILRGLAWICGLVPGRETARLLSGLGLSAYKKMPQVGSRSVRVGNACIGALGLMGTADALGQLALLKVKLKFGGAQAAIDKALAKLAEQLGVPREELEEMSVPAYGMTGSGELVQQIGEFTAELRAISSRSTEVMWKRADGKAQKSLPAALKTEFAEDVKEFLAAKKDIEKMLPAQSERLDNLYLQRKTWPLAVWRERYCDHPLMSVLVRRLIWNFTTNGVTTPGVWLKDALVNRQGHPIELADDGSTVTLWHPLNQSADVVLGWRGFLEEWEIVQPFKQAHREVYLLTPAEEQTHVYSNRFAAHLLRQHQFNALCAARGWKNKLRLMVDDCYAPATRWLTQWGLRAEYWIEGAGTNYGTDTLESGAYRYVATDQVRFYPHDAAGVSAHAGGGGYTPNWGQAAEPLPLAEVDPLVFSEIMRDVDLFVGVASVGNDPAWLDGGRDEQQRGYWHEYGFGGLNASAQTRKAILERLVPRLKIASQCSFLDRFLLVQGKKHGYKIHLGSGNILIMPQDKYLCIVPAQGQVDKAGDKVFLPFEGDRVLSVILSKAFLLAADDKITDATILRQLK; from the coding sequence ATGAACTGGCTGAAGGACATTCTTCATAAAATCAAAGGAACATCCGGCGAGCCGCCGGCAAAGGCTGAGGAGAAGATGTCTGAGGCTGTGCTGGAAACGCGAGTTGCGGGGGAAACAGTTTCCAAACTTCACCACAAGCAGATCCAGTCGTATCTGGATGAGGCTGAGCCACTCCTTCGCAATGAGTGGGACAGATTCAGTCCGAAGGCTTCGAAAACGGGGGCTGAAATGTTGAATGTAGATTGCGGGGAGCAGGCGGCACTAGCGGCGGCTCTTGTCGAGGTCATACAAAATATGGACAATGGGGTGGCCAATTTTTTTGGCACTGACCGCAACAGCCGAAAGAGAAGGGTGGCGCTGGCGCTGTTGAATTCACTGCTGGGCCGCAAGCTGCCTCTGAATGAAGAACAGATCCTCACTATGCTGAGATGGGTCTGCCGAGGATCAAGCGCTTCCTCTTATCTTTATCCTATTTCCGGGATCGTCCGCATTGCTGAAGAGCTAGCGGAGGAAGAGCGGATGACGGAAGCGCTGGTGGCTGGTTTTTTGAAGTTTCAAAAGGCCTTTACGCGTTATGCAGGTGCCGATGAGCGACGGCTTAGCCGGCGCATTGACCGAGCGATTGGCCGGACACCTGATCTACCCCTGGAGGCGGGTGAGGCATGGACGGATGCAGCAATCCATGACATGTCTCTGGCGGGAAAAGATGTGCGCGATTTTTGGTGTTCTTTGTTAGGTCATTGTGTTTCAGCTACCACCGCTAGTCCTTCTCAGAAATGGATGAAACAGGTGGAAGGCTTGATGGAGGGGGAAGAGGGGCGCACAGAGTTTGTTCAGCGTATGTCAGCATGGCTGCCGCTGGTGAATGAGCCGCGCACGGCAGGGACTAAAGAGTCCCAGCATGTGCGTGCGGGCACGCAGGTGATCACGGATGCGCATCAGGACATCCTACGCGGGCTGGCGTGGATTTGCGGACTGGTGCCGGGGCGTGAAACCGCCAGGCTACTTTCCGGGCTGGGGCTGAGCGCCTACAAAAAAATGCCTCAAGTGGGATCGCGTTCTGTTCGTGTAGGCAATGCCTGCATCGGCGCTCTGGGCCTGATGGGGACAGCGGATGCGCTGGGACAGCTGGCCCTGCTGAAGGTGAAGCTTAAATTTGGGGGTGCCCAGGCAGCCATTGACAAGGCTCTGGCCAAGCTGGCGGAGCAGCTCGGCGTGCCCAGGGAGGAACTGGAGGAAATGAGCGTGCCAGCCTATGGAATGACGGGCAGCGGGGAATTGGTGCAGCAGATCGGTGAATTTACGGCGGAGCTGAGGGCCATCAGCTCACGCAGCACCGAGGTGATGTGGAAGCGTGCGGACGGCAAGGCCCAGAAGTCTTTGCCTGCCGCTCTGAAGACAGAATTTGCCGAGGATGTGAAGGAGTTTTTGGCGGCGAAAAAGGACATCGAAAAGATGCTGCCTGCCCAGTCGGAAAGGCTGGATAACCTTTATCTCCAGCGCAAAACTTGGCCGCTGGCTGTCTGGCGTGAACGCTACTGCGACCATCCGCTGATGAGTGTGCTCGTCCGGCGGTTGATCTGGAACTTCACCACCAACGGAGTCACCACTCCTGGCGTCTGGTTGAAAGATGCGTTGGTGAACCGACAGGGACACCCTATCGAACTGGCGGATGATGGCAGTACTGTAACGCTATGGCATCCATTGAACCAGTCGGCGGATGTGGTGTTGGGCTGGCGGGGATTTTTAGAGGAATGGGAGATCGTGCAGCCATTCAAGCAGGCGCATCGGGAGGTGTATCTGCTGACTCCGGCGGAGGAGCAGACGCACGTGTATTCCAACCGCTTCGCGGCTCATCTGCTGCGTCAGCATCAGTTCAATGCTCTGTGTGCGGCCCGTGGCTGGAAGAACAAGCTGCGGCTGATGGTGGATGACTGTTATGCGCCTGCCACTCGCTGGCTGACGCAATGGGGGCTGCGCGCGGAATACTGGATTGAGGGAGCTGGTACAAACTACGGGACCGATACTTTGGAAAGTGGGGCCTACCGTTACGTGGCTACTGACCAGGTGCGCTTTTACCCGCATGATGCCGCAGGTGTGAGTGCCCATGCGGGCGGGGGCGGCTACACACCTAACTGGGGACAGGCGGCCGAGCCTCTGCCTCTCGCGGAGGTCGATCCGCTGGTGTTCTCCGAGATCATGCGCGATGTGGACCTGTTTGTTGGTGTGGCGAGTGTGGGCAATGATCCGGCCTGGCTAGACGGTGGCCGTGATGAGCAGCAGCGCGGTTACTGGCATGAGTATGGATTTGGCGGACTGAATGCCTCCGCCCAGACACGCAAGGCCATTTTGGAACGTCTGGTGCCTAGGTTAAAGATCGCCTCACAGTGTTCTTTCTTGGACCGGTTTCTTCTGGTTCAAGGCAAGAAACACGGATACAAAATCCATCTCGGCAGTGGTAACATCCTCATCATGCCGCAGGACAAATATCTCTGCATTGTGCCAGCCCAGGGGCAGGTGGACAAAGCCGGGGACAAGGTCTTTCTACCTTTCGAAGGAGATCGTGTGTTGAGCGTGATCCTAAGCAAGGCATTCCTACTGGCCGCCGATGATAAAATCACAGATGCCACGATTTTGCGGCAGTTGAAGTGA
- a CDS encoding NAD(P)H-dependent oxidoreductase, protein MARVLILFAHPALHRSRINVALLEAVQGMEGVTFRDLYEEYPNLHIDFETEQELLLEHDVIVWQHPFYWYSAPAILKEWLDVVLEYGFAYGEGGTRLAGKKVMSALTTGGPADAYQRGGYNHYTVKELLAPFDQTARLCGMEYLDPFVIQGVRQLTDEQVRECAAAYRTRIEELRRLV, encoded by the coding sequence ATGGCCCGCGTCCTTATTCTGTTTGCCCATCCGGCGCTGCATCGCTCCCGCATCAATGTGGCACTGTTGGAGGCTGTGCAAGGCATGGAGGGTGTGACCTTCCGCGATCTCTATGAGGAGTATCCGAACCTGCACATTGATTTTGAAACTGAGCAGGAGTTGCTGCTCGAGCATGATGTCATCGTCTGGCAGCATCCCTTTTACTGGTACTCCGCCCCGGCCATCCTGAAGGAATGGCTGGACGTCGTGCTGGAGTATGGATTCGCCTATGGCGAAGGAGGCACACGGCTGGCCGGGAAAAAGGTGATGAGCGCGCTGACCACTGGCGGACCCGCTGATGCTTATCAGCGCGGTGGTTACAACCATTACACCGTAAAAGAACTTCTAGCGCCCTTCGACCAGACAGCGCGTCTGTGCGGCATGGAATATCTGGATCCCTTCGTCATCCAGGGTGTGAGGCAACTTACGGATGAGCAGGTGCGGGAGTGCGCAGCGGCCTATCGGACCCGGATCGAGGAACTTCGCAGGCTGGTTTAA
- a CDS encoding PQQ-binding-like beta-propeller repeat protein: MKIWLFVLCFTLSAQAADWPRWRGVMGDGAWNPEGIPADFASQQPKELWQVEIGSGYGGVTVSGGRVYVLDRPKEPADIERILCYAEASGKLLWSYTWPAVYGRMQYASGPRSSVNLDEGRAYVLGAAGMALCLDSMSGKVVWQVDTVKEHAAKIPTWGFAASPVLDGGRVLLHVGAQPDGSVLALDKTTGRLLWRGGADPAGYCTPEIINHEGIRQIIAWGPENIQSLNPETGETLWTYPYKITYGVSIAQPLYQDGILLVSGYWHGTKALRLTAQPTLLWENEKDMCGLMSSPLYKEGMVYLLDKNKGLQAFELATGKIRWSDDNRLTPKDRNPQMSLVWLRESQGLAALLNASGELVYVRLQPEGFEELARHQMIGKTWAHPAFVGNKIYARSDTALVAWRLWGED, from the coding sequence ATGAAAATCTGGCTTTTCGTCCTCTGTTTTACTCTCTCTGCGCAAGCTGCGGACTGGCCGCGTTGGCGGGGAGTGATGGGTGATGGTGCCTGGAATCCTGAAGGCATCCCGGCAGATTTTGCCAGTCAGCAGCCGAAGGAACTCTGGCAGGTTGAGATCGGCAGTGGCTACGGTGGGGTGACCGTGAGCGGTGGGCGTGTGTATGTACTGGACCGGCCGAAGGAGCCTGCGGATATTGAACGCATTCTTTGTTATGCTGAGGCATCTGGAAAGCTGCTTTGGTCTTACACCTGGCCGGCTGTTTATGGGCGTATGCAGTATGCCTCCGGGCCGCGCTCTTCGGTCAATCTGGATGAAGGACGGGCGTATGTGCTGGGGGCGGCGGGCATGGCTCTGTGTCTGGATTCAATGTCTGGAAAGGTGGTGTGGCAGGTGGATACCGTGAAAGAGCATGCGGCTAAAATCCCCACCTGGGGCTTTGCCGCATCACCGGTTTTGGATGGCGGACGAGTGCTCCTGCATGTGGGGGCGCAGCCCGATGGCAGCGTGCTGGCCTTGGACAAGACCACCGGCAGGCTGCTCTGGCGCGGAGGGGCGGACCCGGCGGGATATTGCACGCCGGAGATCATCAACCATGAGGGCATCCGCCAGATCATCGCCTGGGGGCCGGAGAACATCCAGAGCCTGAATCCTGAAACGGGGGAGACTCTTTGGACCTACCCTTACAAGATCACTTATGGCGTCAGCATCGCCCAGCCTTTATACCAGGATGGAATCCTTCTCGTATCTGGTTACTGGCATGGGACCAAGGCTCTTCGTCTGACGGCCCAACCAACTTTGCTCTGGGAAAATGAAAAGGACATGTGCGGTCTGATGTCCTCGCCTTTATACAAGGAAGGCATGGTTTACCTCCTGGACAAAAACAAAGGATTGCAGGCCTTTGAACTGGCCACGGGCAAGATCCGATGGAGCGATGACAACAGGCTGACACCCAAGGATCGCAATCCCCAGATGAGCCTGGTCTGGCTGCGTGAATCCCAAGGCCTGGCCGCGCTACTCAATGCCAGTGGTGAACTTGTGTATGTGCGGCTCCAGCCTGAAGGTTTTGAGGAACTGGCCCGTCACCAGATGATCGGCAAAACATGGGCGCATCCTGCCTTTGTGGGAAATAAAATCTATGCGAGGTCCGATACCGCGCTGGTCGCCTGGCGGCTGTGGGGTGAAGATTAA
- a CDS encoding flavodoxin domain-containing protein, producing the protein MSKPLLILFGTFSGNSESCAEKAAHMARQRGYDPVLENMMDTSSDVLRQFDTALLITSTYGDGDPPDGTENFYEQVVNRPRFRLDHLRYSVLALGDSCYDRFCQCGKDYDEALEAQGATRFHARVDCDIDYDEPCEAWIEGVFAVLAEERLQAA; encoded by the coding sequence ATGTCCAAGCCCCTCCTCATCCTCTTCGGCACCTTCTCAGGAAACTCAGAATCCTGTGCGGAAAAAGCGGCCCACATGGCCCGGCAGCGCGGTTATGACCCCGTGCTGGAAAACATGATGGACACCTCCTCCGATGTGCTGCGTCAGTTCGATACCGCCCTGCTCATTACCAGCACCTATGGCGATGGTGATCCGCCAGATGGCACGGAGAATTTTTATGAGCAAGTGGTCAACCGTCCCCGCTTCCGCCTGGATCATCTGCGTTATTCAGTGCTGGCACTGGGAGACTCTTGTTATGACCGCTTCTGCCAGTGCGGAAAAGATTACGATGAGGCCCTGGAGGCCCAGGGAGCCACACGCTTCCACGCTCGGGTGGATTGCGACATTGACTATGACGAACCCTGCGAGGCCTGGATCGAAGGCGTCTTTGCCGTGCTGGCAGAAGAGCGTCTGCAGGCGGCCTAA
- a CDS encoding ChuX/HutX family heme-like substrate-binding protein, which produces MDSTSRHSPRIAYSFPAQTFDLRRVRPEWCFEADGGAAMAIHLDGNWPRFFKHLRELGLVMATAARGPVSMATAWEKPLFQAYPGGDEWLCLDSGAEIRPSAFGGAMAVVEDAGGQQVASFQFFDRSGEGCLKILVTNWSDYEVYEDLVSRHASGRRTIQFGQKAETSPEMPAPDTATVRQLWNGLSRSLPDTVFPGLEGVSRLSALAAVGQDLAWRLPRRVVRQALQSMTLAQVPLGGAVRNEAVFMPTGFFPTHWGDCGCGTTFFGEASQLTLRGSRHRGQAWATRFLLGGEEIICIEMFNIRGEFAGGVGLRPESSRRHRDQWNELLKSAS; this is translated from the coding sequence ATGGATTCCACTTCCCGCCATTCTCCGCGCATCGCCTATAGCTTTCCGGCCCAGACCTTCGACCTCCGCAGGGTTCGCCCGGAATGGTGCTTCGAAGCGGACGGTGGAGCCGCCATGGCCATTCACCTTGATGGAAACTGGCCGCGTTTCTTCAAGCATCTGCGCGAGCTCGGACTAGTCATGGCCACCGCAGCACGCGGCCCGGTCAGCATGGCCACTGCTTGGGAGAAACCGTTATTCCAGGCTTACCCCGGCGGAGATGAATGGCTATGCCTGGACTCCGGGGCCGAAATCCGCCCCTCCGCCTTTGGCGGTGCCATGGCCGTGGTGGAGGATGCAGGCGGTCAGCAGGTGGCCAGCTTCCAATTTTTTGATCGCAGTGGCGAAGGATGCTTGAAGATCCTCGTCACCAACTGGTCCGACTATGAGGTCTATGAGGACCTCGTCTCCCGCCATGCCAGCGGGCGTCGGACCATCCAATTTGGCCAGAAAGCCGAAACCAGCCCAGAGATGCCCGCGCCCGACACAGCGACGGTGCGGCAACTCTGGAATGGCCTCTCGCGCAGCCTGCCTGACACGGTTTTTCCCGGTTTGGAGGGCGTTTCACGCCTCTCTGCACTGGCAGCCGTGGGGCAGGATCTGGCCTGGCGTCTGCCGCGCAGGGTGGTGCGGCAGGCGCTACAATCTATGACGCTCGCCCAGGTACCCCTGGGCGGTGCGGTGCGCAATGAGGCCGTCTTTATGCCCACCGGATTTTTCCCCACCCACTGGGGGGACTGTGGTTGCGGCACCACGTTTTTTGGCGAGGCATCCCAGCTTACCCTGCGTGGCAGCAGGCACCGCGGTCAGGCCTGGGCCACCCGTTTTCTCCTGGGCGGCGAGGAAATCATCTGCATCGAGATGTTCAATATCCGGGGTGAATTCGCGGGTGGTGTGGGCCTCAGGCCCGAATCTTCCCGCAGACACCGTGACCAGTGGAATGAGCTGCTGAAAAGCGCCTCCTGA
- the fabF gene encoding beta-ketoacyl-ACP synthase II — translation MTERRVVITGIGTVSPLGNNKDDFWKNLQAGKSGIRRIQSMDTTNYDCKIAGEVVDFDPTPFFNNHKEARRADRFFQLAMAASKMAVKDSGLNPDGLDPHRIGVMVGSGIGGLSTIETQYEILLNKGPGRVSPFLIPMMITNIATGMIATEFGFMGPNMCITTACATSNNNIGEAWRIIKFGDADAIVCGGSEASIRPCGLSGFANMKALSMRNDDPEHASRPWDIGRDGFVMGEGAGVVVIEELEHAKKRGATIYAELAGYGVTADAYHLTAPHPEGLGASKCMEMAFRHAKLNPTDVQYVNAHATSTPVGDMCELRAIKRTFGEYAQKGLLVSGTKSMTGHLLGAAGGIELAACILAIRDQVVPPTINVENLDPEVDVDIVANTARPAKVNAALSNSFGFGGHNSALLVKKFD, via the coding sequence ATGACCGAACGTCGCGTCGTTATCACCGGAATCGGAACCGTTTCTCCCTTGGGAAACAACAAAGACGATTTCTGGAAGAATCTCCAGGCTGGAAAGAGCGGCATCCGTCGCATCCAGAGCATGGACACCACCAACTATGACTGCAAGATCGCAGGGGAAGTGGTGGACTTCGATCCCACACCTTTCTTCAATAACCACAAGGAGGCCCGCCGTGCGGACCGGTTTTTCCAGCTCGCCATGGCCGCCTCCAAAATGGCCGTCAAGGATAGCGGTCTGAACCCCGACGGGCTGGACCCGCATCGCATCGGCGTCATGGTCGGCAGCGGCATCGGCGGTCTTAGCACCATCGAAACGCAGTATGAGATCCTTTTGAACAAGGGTCCCGGCCGCGTCTCCCCCTTCCTCATCCCGATGATGATCACCAACATCGCCACGGGCATGATCGCCACCGAATTTGGCTTCATGGGGCCAAACATGTGCATCACCACCGCGTGTGCCACCTCCAACAACAACATTGGTGAAGCTTGGCGCATCATCAAATTTGGCGATGCCGATGCCATCGTCTGCGGCGGCTCTGAAGCCTCCATCCGCCCTTGCGGCCTCTCAGGCTTTGCCAACATGAAAGCCCTCTCCATGCGCAACGATGACCCTGAGCATGCCTCCCGCCCCTGGGATATCGGCCGCGACGGTTTTGTCATGGGTGAAGGTGCCGGCGTTGTCGTTATCGAAGAGCTGGAGCACGCCAAAAAACGCGGTGCCACCATTTATGCCGAGCTAGCCGGCTACGGCGTCACCGCCGATGCCTACCACCTCACGGCTCCACATCCAGAAGGCCTCGGTGCCTCCAAGTGCATGGAGATGGCTTTCCGCCACGCCAAGCTCAATCCGACCGATGTCCAGTATGTAAACGCCCACGCCACCTCCACCCCTGTAGGTGACATGTGCGAACTGCGCGCCATCAAACGCACCTTTGGTGAATACGCTCAGAAAGGCCTGCTTGTCTCCGGCACCAAGTCCATGACAGGTCACTTGTTAGGCGCTGCTGGCGGCATCGAACTCGCTGCCTGTATCCTGGCCATTCGTGACCAGGTCGTCCCGCCGACCATCAACGTCGAAAACCTGGACCCTGAAGTGGATGTGGACATCGTCGCCAACACAGCCCGCCCGGCCAAGGTTAATGCCGCCCTCAGCAACAGCTTCGGCTTTGGCGGCCACAACTCCGCCCTCCTGGTGAAGAAATTCGACTGA
- a CDS encoding DUF423 domain-containing protein yields the protein MLPDTLRLRLSALLGVTAIILGSLGAHGSVHDALVTAGTFENWKTAVSYHLPHAIFLSILALFGTMGGKTASWAWRSLFTGVLLFSGSLYLHSYTQVKWLVYITPVGGLAMMLGWTLLIFARWQRP from the coding sequence ATGCTGCCAGACACGCTTCGCCTTCGTCTTTCCGCCTTGCTCGGAGTGACCGCCATCATCCTCGGCTCCCTCGGTGCCCATGGCTCAGTGCATGATGCCCTTGTAACGGCTGGCACTTTCGAAAACTGGAAGACCGCCGTTAGCTATCATCTCCCCCACGCCATCTTCCTCTCCATCCTGGCACTGTTTGGCACCATGGGCGGGAAAACCGCCTCCTGGGCCTGGCGTAGCCTTTTCACCGGTGTACTTCTGTTCAGCGGCTCCCTTTATCTTCATTCCTATACCCAGGTGAAGTGGCTGGTTTATATCACCCCCGTGGGCGGCCTCGCCATGATGCTGGGCTGGACCCTGCTGATTTTTGCCCGTTGGCAGCGCCCGTGA